The Magnolia sinica isolate HGM2019 chromosome 11, MsV1, whole genome shotgun sequence DNA window CCTCTCAATCCTGGCAGATTTGTGTTACACAAGTTTTTGGGATTGAAACCAACTCTAGTGACCATGTTGATCAGAGTTGACTCACAGCTGACAAACATAAACATAGTTGTCAATGATTGATACCTGATGTTTATTGGGCCAGGTATGGACTGATAGCAACATTTGGAATACATCGGTAAATCATACAAAAAAGAGTGTTGAAGATTGAAGGATTAGGAATAtctatttttttcccctttcaacATGCATGTATTTTGGATCACTGGACCACATGCATGTATGAATGTCTGCTAAGGCACTAGAATTGACAATTCCTCCGACAAGTCCATGGGATAATGAACAGCCCTTCCAAAGTCTGATGGGCACCCACTGAGGATGAGAGATGCTCCGAATATTACCGACTTTGGGAGATCTTAACCCATTGTTTCCCTAATAACAGgtggttcatcatcatcatcatacaagCCTTTTCCCAACTAATTAATCGGGTTCAACGATATGAATTATGTTCCGCCATTCCGCTCAATCaaagaccatatcctcagttaaaccataggtcatcaggtCTTTTCTTACCACCTACACCCACATCCTTTCAGCTCCTTCCTTTTGCCCTTTAATGCCTTCAACTTGAGCAGCACATTCGGGGCTTGTCAAAGGTCTAAATGTGGAGTTCAGAACTCAAGATCACTCATGTTCAAGACGCAGACAACATTATGTTGTATGGTGAGGGTTCGAAGGAAGTGGACGTTATGTACAGAGGTATTATGACTTGCGTTGAAGTGGTATCTGATCTGAAGGTAAACTCGTTCAAAAGCTTTATGGTGGGGATAAATATGCAACCAGCTAATCTGGAGGGCATTGTTAGATTGATGGGTTTCAAGGTTGAACTCAACAGTATGAGGCACCTGGGTATCCCGCTAGTGCTTGCAGGTAGAAGGGTTTCTGGCTGGGGGGTAGTGATTCAAAAAGTCCAAAGAAAGCTTGCAGCTTGGAAATGGAAATTTCTCTCATTAGGCCGGTGGATAACTCTAGTGAAAGCTGTTCTAGCTAATATCTCTGCATtgactttcttttcttcttttttttagatGCACAGCCAAGATTTGGCATAAGCTtgttcaattcaaagaaatttctTGTGGAACAATAGTGAGGAGCAGCACCAATTTCATTTGGTTGCATGGAAGGTGTCTGCAAGCTGATGGAGCTGGGGGGACTGGGTATTAGATCAACCAAGTTGCCTAATATGGCATTAGCGGGGAAGTGATGGTGGAGGTTGGGCAAAAAAGACTTGTCCTTGCTCAAGGTGACACGATCTACATATGGCTTCGTGAGTAATGGGTGGGATATTGATGTTGCCGCTAGAGGGAAAAAATTAGTAGTGTGGAGTGGTGAGTTGTGGGTATACCCGATTTGTTCAGGCCATGCACACTTTCTGGTGGATAATGGAGCAAAGATTAGGTTCTGGAAGGATTTAGGTGCAGGGAAGAGCTACTGATGGACGGTTTTGCTAATTCGTTGGAAATATTAGTTCAAAGAGATGCAAAGgtaaatgattattattattattatagattaaATGGAAAAGTTGTTTGGGGCCCAGTTTACTGTCAGGGGAAATATTGTTGCCGACACTTCCTAGCTTACTCAAGTTGATGTATATGTCAATTACAAAGAAGATAGAAGACGTTGGCCTAGAGAAACTAACGGGATATTTTCAGTCAAATCCCCATGTCACTCATTGGAGGAAGCTCCAACACCGCCACTTCAATTTCAAGAAGATTTGGAAGGTCCCAGTCCTATGAAGGTCAGGGCTTTTGTGTGGTTGGTGTCCTTGGGGAAGATTCTTTTGATAGATAACTTCAAGAAAAGGATAATGATGTTAGTGATGTGTAATGTGTATGCAACGAAGATTTTGTTAACCACGACCTGGTTACCTGTAATTTCGCATGAGTATCTTGGTTAAAGGTGGCACAGATGTTTGACTTGAAGTGGGTTCTCCTGAGTTTGGTGAAGGCAGTAATCGAAGTCATTGAAGGTAAAATGGGAGGAGAGGTGGGAAAAGTCCTGTGGAAGATGGTACTTTTTTGCAACGTTATGGGCCTTATGGTTGGAGAGAAATAGAAGAATATTTAGGGGCAGGTAATTGAATGTCGATGTAGTGGTTAGTAAGGCTCACAAGCAGTGATCGACTAGAGCAAGGCAGTCCCGAGTTTTAGGACTATTCCTTGTATTTTCTTCGAAGCAATTGGGGCAAGGCCATTAAGTGGCACCCGGGCATAGTGAGACTGTGTGCCTGTTGGGTCCCACCTGTTATTGGTACCTTCAAGGCTAACTTTAATGGTTGTTCATTCTGCAATTTGGGATTTTCTGGGATTGGTGGATGCATATCGAATCATGGCCTGTGGAAACTCTCCAGGAATCATTTGGCAAATGAACAACCATTAAAGTTGGCCTTGAAGGTGGATGGTGCCATGGTGGATGCATATCAAATCATTTGGCAATTTGGGATTTTCTGGGATTGTTCAGAGGCATAGTGGCCAacaatggttgaagtggattaaAAAAACACCATCAGATGGGCATTGAATTGTCAAGGCCTGTGGAAACTCTCCAGGATGATTATCGAATCAATGGATCTGTGCATAGGCAATCTTATATATTTTCAGCGATGGGTAGAGAAGCCAATGACGTTGCGGATGTGCTCACAAAAGAAGGTGCATCCTGAAGGGAGTTAATCGGCTGGGATCTTAGATGACATAGGAGGGTAGACCCTGCTCTGTTGTATTTTTCTGGGTTTCTTTGTTTTCCTGGCTTAGGTTTTGGGTGTAGAGTGCTGCCTCTTTTAGCTGTGCTGTATTTTTTTTGTCGTGCTTTCGAATAAATTTTCTTTatcctaaaaaaaaaaggaaccgaCTTACTCTTTTTAACCTGTGCAGTTCTTGATTTCTGTTTCACagggccaaaccatctaagtctactttccctcatcttgttacctattggtgctactcccaaCTTCCCTCGGATGCATTCATTTCTGGTTCTATTGTTCCACATCTTGCCTCTCATCCATCTCAAAATCCTCATTTCAGCTGCCTTCATCCAATTAATGTATTGCTCCTTGACTTCCCAACATCCTGTTCCTACCTAAAGTTGGTTAAGTCGGAAAAGAAGTAGGAAAAAAAGAAGCAGTAATGGCCCTCAATTGCCATTCAATAATCAACAGTGAGGAAAGGTGAGCATCGGCAAACTGTATAAATAAGATTGTCGAAGATTGAAATGTAGTTGCACGATCCTTATAACTAGGTGCCACTCCAGTTCAAATCCCTGCTTCGGACTCTTGCTCTAGCTTCCTACCTATTAACACTTGTCTACATTTTAAAAGAGATGCTTCACCGCTCCTGCACCTGAATATTTCGCTGCCTCGCTTCATGCTTTGTGCAGCTATAGATTGAAGGAATTTGTTGGGACCACCCCCCCaccacctccccccccccccccccccccaacatccatgtgggctccaccaggtCAATAATTTGGACCGCCTGACCATGGGCCAACATCTGCAAACCATTTGTCTGCTGAGGCTCAGGAATCTGCCATTCCTCCAACAAGTCCATGGAACCATGAAAGGCCCTTCCAAAGTTGATGACAATCTTGTTTCCCAAGTTTTCACGGTAGTAACCAAAACCAGAATCTTGGTATTTAAAAACTGTTTGTTCTTGGATGCTTTGCCTTCTTAGCCAAATTTATTGGAATAGATCTGTCAAGATATCGGCCTTATTTTGCTTATTATGTATACAGTTTCTCCTTTGGTGTCATCGGTCATCCCCTTAGTTTAATGGTGAACTGTTGAATGTCTGCCAGGCCTGTGAGTCCTGCAACTATTGGGTTTGTAGTAAACAGTTCAACTAACTTGCACAGTTGGTTGGACAAGACCCATCTATATGCATTCTTATGCCTATATAGGTCCCTGCTGTGTCATCGCATATCCTGTTCGACCGTAAGAACTGGCATTGAGCTGCTTTAGCCTAACCAAGCAAGTCCGGATGCTTTTCCATGCACTGTGCTTTGTAACTTTTGGAGATGATGTTACTTCTGGCCAATGACTCAAGGCTGTTTGGTCACTGATTTCCTCACCTGCTAAGGATGCCCCCTTTTCTTTGGCACAAGTTTTGTCATGTCTGGCCACTTGTTTTAATTGGCTTCGCAGGTCTTCTAGGTGGCAGCGAGTGTCAATGAGGCACATGGCTAATCTCCTGTAATCGATATCTAGTATTTGTGTGTGTAGGAAGGCCTCGAGTGGCTCATTTTCTTCCTGATTTCCTCCTGCCCAGATTTAGCTGCTTTGCTTGTTATTTGTTTCCCGATAAAGTGGAATTTCATCATATATTATTAGAAAAGAGATGATTTCAGAgagactctctctctcatgcatgcATGCTCTCCCacgtgcccccccccccccctaaaagaaaagtaaaaatggAAGAGAGATATACTGCATCTCTTGAAAAAAGGAAGGGCTGCATCTTGGTTACCTTTCCTTTCTCATAATGTCAGTCTTTATACTGCCATTCCTTGTCCATGCATCTGAAGCCAATCAGATGCTGCATTTTACCATGCATGGTTTTCACATTTTTCAGTTGCCTTGATGCAACAACTGTCAGCCACTCCAACAGTGTAGTATGTGGTGCTGAAGTTTGATTTCaatgctccttttttttttttcaaaaccttGCATACTTCCTTCTTTAGATTAAAGGGAATGAGGGGACGAGTGGGGGGAAAATAGCAATAATGGTTTGACAACATAGGGTTGCAACCTGGGTTCAAGTCAACATGAAGCCGATTGACCCATCCCGAGTGTGGGtagggttgtcaaggtcctcaggtTGGAGAATGTCGACCTGATTTaaaatcaggttgggttcaggtcGAGCAAATTCGAGTTGGGTTGGGAatgatcacatgtatttgggtggggggtggttgggttgggtcaagtataGAGGAATTCGTGTTGGGTTCAGGTTAGGCACTGTGGGTTagaatttgggttgggtcaggttgcaggttgggtcctcttTAGGTCAGGTCAGGTTCAGGTCGACCTCCAACCTGAACCAACTTGCCTGAGTTGCACCCATAATGACACATTTACAGAAGAATGAAAGTGGTGGCCGCATTCACACCTCGATCATAATGATACTGAAATTTCGCTGACATTACAAGAAACAAACAGGCATGAACTGGTCTCTCACTCCAATTGATTTACTTGGTATTGCAGGTTTCTACGAGACCCGGGTTGCTTACTATTCGTGGAGGGGTGCGAAAGGGTTTCGATTTGCTTCAATCCCTGATTATTAGGTGGTGTAaattacaatctctctctctctctctgtgtgtgtgtgtgtgtgtgtgtgtgtacgacTGCGAGTTTGGCACTTGAACTGAAATCTATATGGGTGTGAGCGTGTAATCAGTCTGCCTTATCCATTTTTCATACATTATTATAACATGGTTTTTGTATATTTCTGTTTTTTTGGGTATTGTTGGATCCTGAAAGGGGCACATGCTGGGAAAATGTATGGCCCAGTGATATATTTACACCATCGAATCCATCTATCATATGTGCCACCTCAGAAAAACCCTAGGGCCTAAAACCCATCCTGATTcaaagctaaggtgggccacagaaagGGAATGATCTGAGAGGGAACACCTGCCCTTGGATTTTGCGGGGGCCTACGTAAGTCACAAAACGGCCTGAAGTTTGCCTGACCCTTCATCTGGACTGGATGAAGGGTCTTAATGGCCTTGATCGTATATACACAACAGCGGCCCCCTTACGCCAATCAACAGTGCCTCTCCCTGTGCCATGGCCCATATATGAGTCtcggattgggctgatttttgagcTCTGGAGGTTTTCTGAAGTGAAGTATcttgtggacggtttggattctgtGAACAAattaatgggccccacatctgctcGGTACCACAGGAGAGGGCACCCCTTCCTGAAATGCCTTTGTTTGAGCTCATTTGTGGTCTTTATTTCCagtggtttgctaattccacatgcaTGTTTGGAGCAGTGGCCAATCCATCGACATGGAGACGTGGATGCCAATATGGACACGTGTGAGATCAGAGCtttccataaggtgggccacattgtttagATTTTCTTGATCTAAAATAGGGCATGTAACACCTACGGGGCCCCACAGGAGACCAAACAAATGGAGGGCCAGAAAAGGATTTTTTGAACCCTGAGTTTAATTTCTACGTTGGAAGATGGCCTGAGTTTTGAGGCAGAGAATCTGAGCATTTTTTTGCACACGTGTTCCATACTTGCACGTGTGATTGCGTGTGGATGGGCAGCACTGCACACGGATGTGAAATTAGCAAAAACTGTACGATATACCCATGAGCTTGTCTTATGTGAGATCTGGGCCGTTAATCAGGTGCGACGGGTGTGAGCTGTCACCCAAACGACTGGGGAAAAGCAGTGGGTTTGGATTTGGGGCTTTGATTGTAGCTTCATGCAAATGTAATTGAGGAATATAACCATGTATGCAACCAAGGGTTGAAAATGCTCTGTACCACTCCTTGCATGCAGGCACCTGTAGATGTTCACTTCTCTATTTTCATAGGGTAGTATGTAAGGGTGACCATGGTCTAGGCTTGGATCTACTAGCTTGGGCTAATGGATTGGTCTTGGTCCCACATGCATGGCTTGATCGAATTTTGGGGCAGGCGTGGGCTTAAGTCATTTTAGGTGGACCCTACCCAGCCTTACCCGGTCATACCTGATTTATATGTAATGTACCTGTATTATATCCTTAAAATATGCCATTCTAATCTTCTTTTGGCAATCCATTTGCCTTGGATTTGGTGGTAACTGGgggtatttcaaatccaaataatTGAATTTTGCATTTGGTAACATTGGATTCAAAGGTAAATTGAATCAAAAGTATTTCAAATCTATATTTTAttgtgttttgaaatctcatcaaAATGCTAAGATTCCAATGTAATATAAAGGAGATGTTTTTTTACCTTAGAAAACATATAACAAAGGTGTCTCTAAGCTACTAATTCATTGAACACATGGCACACTAAAGATACCTCAAAAAATTCCAATTATAGGTTTCTATACTAAAATCATATTAATAGAATGATACGAATCATCCAAACGTTGGACATTTATATGGATGGTTTAAAAACATTGGCAAGTTGCCTGTTTATGATAtttgcatttgtggcccaccagagtgtGATTCCAAAGCACATCGGCGATCCATAGACCTCGTACATGATCCATGCTGCcttggctaaaaaaaaaaaactctacttTGACATTTGAAAACGGCATTAACCTTCCATAGAAGGGATCACTTTGCTTTTTTTTATTCCCTTTCACAAACTTCTACAATTAATATATTTGATAAATTGAATATTGATTGGGTGGACATTCATTGGcagcttaaaaataaaaaatatccaataATCCCGTTTCAACAAAAAAGTGTCCGCAAATCAAAGGATAGCATCGAGCATCAAATGTTGCCAAAGTATTATGCAAGTCCCACAAATGAGAAAACGGGATTGTGTACTGACTCTACCAGAAGGTGCCccgtgggctcaccatgatgtatgcgttttatccatgccgtccatccatctctgcagctcattttaggctatgcatcaaaaaatgaggcagatccaaatcgtaggtagaccacaccacagggaaacagGGGTGATTCAGcaccctccattaaaaacttcctacggcccgCTCTTTAACGTTTAtttaccggacgcggattgcgtcctcccCCCgaccgtctccagctgggaacaggCAGCAACGTTTGAGTGGCCAcactgatgtatgggtcttatccacaccgtccatccattttttatctatcattttagggtataagcccaaaaatgaggcagatccaagcctcaagtggaccacaccaaaggaagcagtggtgataatgattctcaccgttgaaacttttgtttatttgccatccaacctatccagatccatccaaaacttctttggccgtagaagttttcaacggtaagagtttaatccccaatgTGTAGTCCACTTGGGCTTATCCCATgaaatgataaaataaataaataaaaatggatggatggtgtggataagacccatacatcacggtggccacacaAAGCAGATGCACATCCATCTCGTTGAATAGGtcacgcagacatggatgaagggaaaacacaatcatATTAtctttgatccataacttttgaggccccaaagaagtttttaatggtggggatggacggcgtggatgaaacatatacaatatggtggggcccacagagctccgtACTGTAGCAACGTTGCTACTGGCAGGGTAACCATGCAATCCGGGTCCgccataaaataagaaaaaagaagggGATTTTTACCCGAACCCCCCTCCttccatctctctcttcctctttctctgtGTCTGCTTGATAGCTACCGTCCGATTCTCcctctctggtgggccataaatggagGGCGTAGGGGCCCGACTGGGCCGGTCTTCGACCCGGTACGGCCCGGCGACTGTCTTCAGCGGCCCCGTCCGGAAATGGAAGAAGACGTGGGTACACGTGTCATCATCCCATGCCTCCTCCAACCACTCCAACGCCACCGCCAACGGCCACAACGCTTCCCACCTCCTCCTCTACAAGTGGACCCCAATCTCTcaaagcaacaacaacaacaacaccaccaccaccaccagcagTAGCGCCAAAGATGATGATGCCGCCGCCACTGCAACGGAAGAGCCGCCACGTCGCAAGTTCCGGTACGTCCCGGTGCGTagataaatctctctctctctctctctctctctctattggaaCTTGAATTGCTATGGATGAGTGAACGttgttagggtttagggtttttaaaTTCTTAGGTTCTAGTACGTGCAATTGGGGATCGTTGTTCGTTTGATACATGCCGTTTGTTTGATGGGTGCTGCATTGGATGGGTCATTGCTCAAAGATATCCCTGGTGGGATGGTCATAGCTGTCCAATCTGTGGCGTCTTTTTTcagttggatgtggaccattgctgTTTTCCTCTTGTTAAATGATGATTTGTGGGACTGATTAGAGGGTTAGCATTCTGCTATAGTGGTGATGATGGAGGATTATGATGCTCGTTGACTGATTAGAAGTGCGAATGTGCAATTAATGACGTTGTTCCCAATAAAGATAATCTGAAGGTGCAATCGATGATCTAATCCACAACAGTctctttatgaatataattttcaAGAACAGTGGAATTGCCTTTCAAAAGAATCAAGAAAATGTATCTTGAATGATCAATGTAGAAACAAAAAATGCggcaattagtttttttttttttttgctttgttttgagTGAGCGGGTGGTGTTAGGGTTTTGGGCTTATAGATTTGAGGCTGTCCCTACTAATGTAACCGGTTTTATGAGATGGGTGTTTTAGAATAGAAGATTTCAAATTTGGGGTTTGTAGATTTGTTTGAGAATTCAAAATGTTGAAATTTAGGAAGATAATTCCAATTTATTGAAGGTTTTATGTTGGTGGTTGATGATGATATCTACAAATTCATCAGTTTGATATGAATGGAAAGAGAAGTAAGAAGTATGGAAGGCCTCAAGAGCAAAGGGTAGCATGCAAGATGTATGAGCAAACGTTGGCAAGTAAATGTCTGGACGCATTGCGTTAGGATATGGAAATGTAAAGATGGTTGCCTTGATGGGTTGACCTTATTTGCATGATACTTCTAACTGGGTGCCACTCCCACTTCGAATCACTCTTCAGTTTCGGGTCCCCTTTCCTGCTTCTTAGCattttatacttgctaacattttgaaacggATGCTTCTTCACTCCTACACCCGAATCTGTAGCGGCTTTGCTTTATGCTTCGTGCAACTATAGGGTTGACATGGTAGAGTAGAGTCCAGACACATTTGCAGGAATTGACTTAATATTTGGACTTTAGCTCAATTGGATTTCCATACTTTTGCTATTCGTAGAATGAGATCCTCAATCTGCTGTTTCTAGGTTAATAAATATTTTCTCTGAGTCATTGCAGCTCCATTATGCCTAAGTTCATCAAATATTTTCTATGTTACTGCAGCCAGACAGAGACATGTGggatctctttattttattgtaCCAGTAATTTTTTTTAAGCTACTTATAAAACTTTCTGAAAGAAGATTTGGGCATAGTATCTCTCAAAAAAAAGGGCAAAGGGATAGAAGTAGCAGAGCCTCTGATTTAGGAGTTTGGGAAAAAATTTGTACTATCATAGAATTCAGATAGGGAAATAATGGCAACCCTAGCAAGGATGAAAGAGGGAAGGCTTTGGGGACAGACTATGTACCAATAGATGGGTGGAACTTCCATTCTGAAACTGGATTGGTTTGGTTACTAGTATTTACGACAAAATTTTACAGACAAACAGAATGCCCCATCGGTGAGGATAAGCATCATGGTACCTACGTTCTACATAGGTACCATGATTTTGAATATCAGTTATGATACCGCATAACTGGTCAATCCGTTATGTGATAAATGGGTGTACTGGTCTGTTAAAAAAAGGGGCTTTATCAGCCCATATCAACCTGTAATGATGTCCATACGGAACCTAGGGTCATAAAGGccctatttcaaaatttttattttatttttttctttttcctttttccaccAATTTCTTCCATTGAACAATGAAGGAAGCTTAAAAATTCACTTTAGACTAGATCAAGGCCTATATTGAGGATCAAAACACATGTGAGTGGGATCCAGCTAATTAAAGTGGGATGgaccattttggaaaaaaaattgaaagaagaGGTAGAACCAtcactttttcattttcttcatcttctttttgttatgTTTCAATGTAATGGGCTCTAATACactaaatcatgcttgatttgtgttcgatTAGAGCCTATTTGGTTGCAAACCTTGATTTAGAAGAACAAAGGAGATCCACAAAGCTGCACCAACTATAGAGGGGATCAAATTTATAAATCAGAAGCTCTATGAGAGGTGGAACAAAGATTAAGGTAAGAAACAAGGATCTCATAAGATCAGTTTGGCTTCATGCCACATAGAACAATGATTGATGCTATTTCTcaacttagacaattgatggaaaGTCATAGagaccaaggtattcaataacggtaatgtTAGTTGTAGCGGCCACCGTTGTTTCCGTTACAATATTGGGCCATGGCGGCCattaaagagaaaaaggaaaaaaagaagcatgtagccattttttctgtaatggctgttacagccccGCAACGTGTAACCGTttcccaccgttaccattacgttaCAGctattacataaccattttttaataactTGGTAGAGACAAGGAAGAATCTAAATATGGTTTTTATAAATATAGAGAAAGTGTATGATAGAGCAGTGGCAAGCATTCACCCATAACTTTGAAAAGTTTGCAGTTCAAACCTTGGGTATGGCAATTatattattaaaaaagaaaaagaggaaagtATACAATGGAGTACCTAGGGAGGTTATGTGGTGTGTGTTGAAGAGGAAGGGGGTCCATAGATGACATAGAGATATCATCAATTACATATATGAGGGTGTTGGCAGTACAAGATTGGAATGGTTTGTTTTGAGCAAGTGAGTTTCCAGTAGTCCTCATCAGGGGTCCCCAACCGTCACTCCTTGGTAGTAGACAATTTCTCTCTCATCGGTAGGGAGATAGTTTGGAACATCCCCTGTAGAAGAAATCTTCTTGATAATGAAATCAAAGAGCTTGCAGATCTCCTATCTGTCCTCTCAATCAGTATTCAGGACCATCAGGCCAGCAACAGACCGACATGGAGATTCGAGAACAAAGGCCTCTTTTCAGTCAAGTCGTTCTACAACAGCATTTCCAAGAACCCCTACACCTTAGAATATCCCCCTTCAGAAAAGGTTTGGAAATACAGGATCCCCCCAAAGATCGTGGTATTCGGGTGGTTGGTATGTATTAGGAAAGTCCGGATGGTAGATAACTTAAGGAAAAGAGGTATGTGCATCACTAATAGATGCTTATGCTGTATGGTGGGGGCAGAAACAGTGGACCACCTCTTTGTCCACTACCCCTTTATCAATCAGATTTGGCCAGTCATTTTTtcttggttcaaaattttttgggttcTCCCGAATTCCCCAGGCAACCTGCTCAAATCCTAGCATGGAGCAGATCTGGgcaatcaaaaaaatcaaatatggAGAATTTCTTTACCGGCAATCTAGTGGGCGATATgggaagagagaaatgggagatgtttcaATGGGGAGTCGCATGATGTGGGATTTGTTGTGAGAAGAATCCATTATTTGATAGTAGAATGGGCTTCCCCTTTTTCTTTTGCccgtaatttttttcctttttctaggagCCTTGGGTTGCTATCTCAGCGGGTCAAGCTCCTCTTTTGTATTCCGTTTTCCTCTTTAATATAATCATCTTGTCTcttttcaaaaactaaaaaataaaaaatcaagggttgaTGGTAAGCTCTTACCTTTtcgacatgtttttttttttttcctaccttATTGCATTTGTAATAGCTGAATTAGCCACTAGTGTCAAGGACGAAATCCCTTGGTGTTTGGTGTTTTTTGCTTGCAGACACTTGGGTGTTGGTTGATGAGAGTAGAGACAGGaatatgctaaattggaagtttggAGGAAGGCTCTTGAGTCTAGAAGCTAAAAAGTCAATGTAATGAACAGTGGGTGTTTGGTTTAAAATTTTAGTAGTTGAtgatttttttggccaaaaaaggGCCGTTATGGGGCCTTATTGACTGATATGGCCAATACCAATACTCAAAACCTTGAATCGGAGTCTTCGGCATGTAATATATTTTTACCCTACTTCTAAAATATGGCAAACCCCGTGGGTACTTGGGTctaaggtatcccgtatcggtatcggttggcgtaacggtgtccttcgataccgatacggatacaggggtgtaacggcgatacgggggcgtaacggcccttaacggtgcaaattttttttgccaaaaaaaaatgaaaaaatatggattaaatccggaatattctaagcattccaaatatgcattcatctataaattggaacatgtttatgatggtgtaacggtccactttttggtgagaagttgtatcagattgtctgatgaatttatgaaccagataacttaaatttgactacaaaattcttatatttaattttctaaatatctaatttatatacttaacaatttgatatcatttctcttaatagttctttaaaaaaatgaaattaaatttaggaagatggcgtt harbors:
- the LOC131219588 gene encoding uncharacterized protein LOC131219588, coding for MEGVGARLGRSSTRYGPATVFSGPVRKWKKTWVHVSSSHASSNHSNATANGHNASHLLLYKWTPISQSNNNNNTTTTTSSSAKDDDAAATATEEPPRRKFRYVPVSVVEEQQLEAASKDDDETKGDTSMIDPTQMASKSDDGADGKPDVNDAPMEEVQALDKDRDASQGPSETNLDLNLA